The Antarcticibacterium flavum genome contains the following window.
CAACATTCTGCCCCGATGGATAACTTTCAGGATTAAAATATGCAGTGTCAATTCCGTTGGAACTTCCTCTTCCTAAAATTTTGAGCTTCTCTTCGCGGGTATAACCTTCAGCAAGAATAATTTCCTTTAGGCCAGCTGAATTTGGATAGATGCGGGTAGCGAGCTTATAGGTGAGTTTTTCCACCGCATCGAGGATCTTTCTTTTTGTTCCTGTAGTTTCTAAAAGCGGAAGTCCTGCAACAGTATGTAGCCTTATGGGCACTCCTGCCATTTTCGCTGCCAGCATCCCTGTGATCCCGGCCTTGGGAGTATGAGTATGTACGATTAGAGGTTTCTCCTTTTTAAAGAATTTGTAAAGCTTCCAGACCGCCTTCATATCCTTTGCAGGAGTGATGGCCCTGGTCATTTCTACCCAGAATGTTTTTACCCCGTTTTCCCTGCCATATTTTTCCAATCGCTCCTTCTCTGCAGCAACCGCGGTAACCTCATAGAATTCGCTCATGTAAGTTAGCTGACCTTCCAGTAATTTTTCCAGGGAAAGGGGGATGGTGGTGATCCTAATTAGTTTCTGCATATAGATTTTAAGGTGATCCCTGCAAAATTAAACTTTATTTTTTGTTGGCCCAGAAATGTCTTTATTATTCTACCTTCCGCTATGCAGCGGAACGTAGTTTTCCATTAAAAGGCTTCACAGTTTCCAGCTTCATTGAATTTACAGCAGGTTTTTCTATGGCAAGGAAATGATAGATCACGAAGAACAGGAAATACATTATCATTGATTTTTGCCGAATAATGATCCCTAAATTTGACATTACGAAAGTCATAGCAAATGAGGTTGTTATAAATACCACCAGGCTCATCTTCACATTAACAGGAGCTCTTTTGATAAAACTCACGAAATTTCTTCTGAAAAGTTTTAGGAATAATAAGAGATAGATGAGATTCTCAATGGAAACGATCACACCCAGAATTCCCGGAGCATCAAAAAACAGGGGGCGGAACCAGAAGGTAAAGACCTTTTCCGGCAGACTATAGTTTGCCATTTGCACTCCTGAAGCTGCATTGTCAAGAGAATCTGCTCTTGTAGAAGTAAATTCCTTAAAATCGGCTATAAGATTCTCAGAACCGTTAAGATCCACTACCGCAAGGATCTTATCCTGCACGAGGAATAACCCTGCAAGTATTACCAGGCAGACTGAAAGCCTTGTTTTTATCGATATGGAACCAGACCCTGTTAGAAATCCAATCACAGCGCCAAAAGCCAGCAACAGGAAAATATGTGGCCTAATAGCAAAAACCAACAAAGATCCTAAAAGTAGTCCAATAATTCTTTCCTGAGGCTTTTTAATTGTATAGGCAAAAAGCATCAGCCCAAGAAAGATCAAAGCCCCTTTGCCAAGGGAGGCTGTCCAAAAATGCATATTGGGAAGGAACAGGATCAAAGTGAGAAGGTCCAGTTTCTTGAAAACTTTTACTTTTAACGGGATATTTTCTTTAAAAAAGATATAGGCATAAACAAACCCCAGGAAACCTATCCATGTAAACAACAGCATCATCATTTCATAGCTAAATCCCAGCCCATTGATAAACGGATAGGAAATGAAATCTATAAAAGTGGTTTCCGTTCCCAGGAAATCCAACCATTGTTTTCCTTCTTTTTGAGGAACTGAAAAATAGCGCCGCGAATCGGATCTGTTGAAAAGGGCATAAATATAATAAGCCCCTCCAAATGCAAGATGATAAAAGAAAAGGCCCTTCATCAATTTAATATCAAAAAACGAGTGTCGCTCCTTGAGCTTTTTAAAGATGTATATGGTAATTACATATAAGAATGGCACTATAAAAATAGCCTGAATGATCTCAGCAAAATTTATTGGTGTCTCCATAGTTTTTGTTCTGTCTTGCACATTGCAAATGGGGGGCCGTTTTTTGCAACTTTTCGAAAGAAACCTGCACACGTCCTCAAAACCCTGTAAGCAAGGAGATTACTCAATTTTTGTGCATTTGGAATTAAACTAAAGAAGTTTATAGTGAATACCAAAACAGTAAGAAATTGGGGATTTTCTACATAAGTGTGGAGTTTAAAGGTTTGCCGTTTTCCGTTTACCGTTATCGGTTTACCGTTTTGGGTTTACCGTTTACCGTTTACCGTTTACTGTTTTCGGTTTGCTGCTTGAGTTTAAGCTTTGATATTGTTGTTTGGAGCTTGTTGTTTGGTGTTTAGGGGTTGGTGTTTGGTGTTCTTGCGAGATTAATCTTTTTTTCGAGGGTAATCGCAGTTTAAACGCCGAGTAGGCAAAGGGGAGTTTCACCCCCAAGCCTCTCACAGAACCGTACGTGACAGTCTCCTGTCATACGGCTCGTGTTATTCTTTATAAATTAACACTAACCATTTTTCCAATGATAGAACAGGCTGGGATTTGCCTGTTTTATCTGTTTGAGTTTAAAGATAGACTTTCGACTGTTGATCTTGTATTTGTTTTTCAACCACTTGATCACGCGCATATCTACCTTAAACAATGTGCGTCTTAGGGTTCTTTGGCTGTATTTACTGTAATAATTTATCCAGCCTCTAAGTTTCATATTAAGACTCTTAGCGATGTCCGTTATTTCTAACGTTGTGTTATTCCATAACTTATTTTCTCTAATAGCGTCCCTGATCCTCTTCTGATTGGATTGACTGATTTCAGCTGTGAAGGCTGTATATTTTGAGCCATCAAACTTTCCTATTCTCGCCCTTGGCTGATAGCTAAAGCCTAAAAACTCAAATTTGACCGTCTCGTGTTTTTCCTTCCGCTTGTAATCTTTACAGTAAGCGATACGTGTTTTGGACTCATTGACCTGTAGCTTTACTTCAGTCAGTCTTTGTTTGACTGCCTCCAGTACCATTTCCGCTTCTTCCTTGTTGTTGCAATGGATGATAATGTCATCTGCATACCTAACAAAGCTTACTTGAGGAAAATGTTTACCGAGCCACATATCAAGGGAGAAGTGTAGGTATAGGTTGGCAAGCAAAGGGCTTATCACACCTCCTTGAGGCGTGCCTTTTCCTTCTTTTTGCTGTAAGGTGCCATCCTTCTTCTGGATGGGCATCCTTAGCCATCTCTCTACATACAATTTCACCCATTTTTCGTCCATAACATGTTGGATCGCTTTTAGCACCAACTCGTGATCCATCTCATCAAAGAACTTACTGATGTCCATATCTATCACCCAGTCTTGCTTAAAACAGTTCTGCCTGACTTGTTCTACGGCATCGTGTGCACTCTTTAGTGGCCTGTAACCATATGAGTTGTTATGAAAAAGATGATCTACCCTCTTTTCCATATACTCCTTTAACACCTGTTGGGCTATTCTGTCCCGCAGGGTTGGAATTCCTAATTTGCGCACCTTGCCATCCTTCTTTGGTATTTCTACCTCCCGGACAGCCTGAGGGTGGTAACTGCCAGAGGCAAGACGGTTCCAGATAACGTAGAGATTGCGCTCAGTCTGCTTATCAAACTCAACCCAGCTCTGGTTGTCTATCCCAACGGCTTTGCCTCCTTTTTTCACCTTGCGGTAAGCTTTTACCACCTGTGAAAACTCAATTGGTACTGTTTTCTTTACGTGTACGTTCATTTGTTAATCATCCCTTTTTATAGGTTGTAGTAGTGAACATTCATCTGAATAACCCGAACCCTTCGCTCCTTCCTGCTTTCACAGGACATCATCACTACTATGGTTCGGTCCGACTTCCGTTTCCCTGCTCTTCGCAGTTTCCCTGAAACGGAGATCCCGAGTTCCGTAATAAAGC
Protein-coding sequences here:
- the ltrA gene encoding group II intron reverse transcriptase/maturase produces the protein MNVHVKKTVPIEFSQVVKAYRKVKKGGKAVGIDNQSWVEFDKQTERNLYVIWNRLASGSYHPQAVREVEIPKKDGKVRKLGIPTLRDRIAQQVLKEYMEKRVDHLFHNNSYGYRPLKSAHDAVEQVRQNCFKQDWVIDMDISKFFDEMDHELVLKAIQHVMDEKWVKLYVERWLRMPIQKKDGTLQQKEGKGTPQGGVISPLLANLYLHFSLDMWLGKHFPQVSFVRYADDIIIHCNNKEEAEMVLEAVKQRLTEVKLQVNESKTRIAYCKDYKRKEKHETVKFEFLGFSYQPRARIGKFDGSKYTAFTAEISQSNQKRIRDAIRENKLWNNTTLEITDIAKSLNMKLRGWINYYSKYSQRTLRRTLFKVDMRVIKWLKNKYKINSRKSIFKLKQIKQANPSLFYHWKNG